CCGACCCGCACGGCGTGATCGACGATGGCGCGGCCGCCATCCTGACCGGGGTCATCGGGCGCGAGGCGACGGGCGTGGTCGAGCTCGGGAACACCGAGGTGTTCGTCGAGGTGATAGGACCCGGTCCGACCCTCGTGATCTGCGGGGCAGGCCCGATCGCCGAGGCTCTGTCCGCGATGGCCACGCCCGCCGGGTTCACCGTGGACGTGATCGACCCGCGCCGGGCTTTCGTGCGACCCGAGCGGTTCCCGATGGCTCGATCGGTACGACAGGGGTGGCCGGACCAGATCCTCGCCCTCGACGCGCTCGATTCGCGCACCTACGTCGTGTCACTGCTCCACGAGGCTCGCTTCGAAGCCGACCTGTTCCCGCTGTTGCTCAGCTCGTCGGTTCGCTACATCGGGGCACTGGGCTCGCGCAGGACGCACGCCGCCCGACTCGACCGGCTCAGGAGCGAAGGTTTCGAGGAGACAGACCTCGAGCGCATCCACGGCCCGGTCGGCCTCGACATCGGGGCGGAGACGCCCGAAGAAATCGCGGTGTCGATCCTTGCCGAGATGGTGGTGACCCGCAGGGGGGCCGATCGGCTCAGAGCGCGCGCAAATAGGTCGCGGGTCAAATGAGGTTTCTGCTTGTGGCAAGCAGAAACCTCATCCCGGGGCGAGCCTATTTGCGCGCGCTCTCAGCGGCTGGCGACGATGAAGATCCGGCGGAACGGGAAAAGGGTGGTGCCGTCCGGCCGACGGGGATAGGCGGAGCGCACTCGCTCGGCGTATTCGCTCAGGAACGCCGGTCCGTCCTCGCCGAGGACCTCCAGGTGGGGCCGGGCCGCGGTGCCCGACACCCACCGCGGCACCGGGTCGTCCCCGGTGAGCAGATGGATGTACTCGGTCTCCCACAGGTCGATCCGGTAGGCTACCGGGGCCAGGGCGTCGTAGTACTCCTCGGGATCCGCCACCGGCCGCTCTCGCCGAAGGTGTCCGACACGGTCACGCCATCGGGGGCTCGCCGCCGTCTCGGCGAGGATGGTGTGCGACGGGGCGTCGAAGTTGCGGGGCATCTGCACAGCGAGCACGGCGGTTCCGGCCATGAGGCGTGGGAGCAGCGTCGTGTGTCCGTCGACCCACTGCAGCACCGCGTTGCACACGGCCACGTCGGCGGTCTCCGGCGGCTCCCAGTCGGTGATGTCGCCCGAGACCCAGCGGACATCGGTTCGCTGACGGGCGACCTCGAGCATCTCCGCCGACGAGTCCAGCCCGGTGATGTCGGCATGGGGCCAGCGTTCGGCGAGGAGCGCCGTGACCAGTCCCGTGCCGCAGCCGAGGTCCCAGACGCTCCCCGGTGAGTCGACGGGGATGCGGGCGAGGAGGTCGACCGCCGGTCGCAGGCGATCGTGGGTGAACTCGAGGTACCGGTCCGGATCCCATCTCACGCGGAGCCTACGTGACCTGCGGGCCGCACGCCGCGGCCGGGCTCATCGGCGTGCCGAGGCCAGGAGGAACACGCCAGCCAGGAGCGCAGCGGTCGGTCCGAGCCCGATCAGCGAGATCGTGTCGGAGACACTGCCACCTATGCCCTGGTACACCTGGCTGACGAAGAAAATGGGCATCGCCAGGATGGCCAGCCCGAGAGGGAGATGGGCGAGTCGGGCGCGGGGGAGGGCGATGAGTGCAGCGGCG
This genomic window from Acidimicrobiia bacterium contains:
- a CDS encoding XdhC family protein — protein: MSALDAARQIVAAGRTGALVTVLSGPHRWERLVVDGDGQAIADPHGVIDDGAAAILTGVIGREATGVVELGNTEVFVEVIGPGPTLVICGAGPIAEALSAMATPAGFTVDVIDPRRAFVRPERFPMARSVRQGWPDQILALDALDSRTYVVSLLHEARFEADLFPLLLSSSVRYIGALGSRRTHAARLDRLRSEGFEETDLERIHGPVGLDIGAETPEEIAVSILAEMVVTRRGADRLRARANRSRVK
- a CDS encoding methyltransferase domain-containing protein, with the translated sequence MRWDPDRYLEFTHDRLRPAVDLLARIPVDSPGSVWDLGCGTGLVTALLAERWPHADITGLDSSAEMLEVARQRTDVRWVSGDITDWEPPETADVAVCNAVLQWVDGHTTLLPRLMAGTAVLAVQMPRNFDAPSHTILAETAASPRWRDRVGHLRRERPVADPEEYYDALAPVAYRIDLWETEYIHLLTGDDPVPRWVSGTAARPHLEVLGEDGPAFLSEYAERVRSAYPRRPDGTTLFPFRRIFIVASR